CAGCTGTACGCAGCATGGAGGTTTGCAGGGTTAGATCAGTGTGATGCTGGGTGGTTGGCTGATGGCAGTGTGCGTTATCCCATCATCAAACCCAGAGCCAACTGCGGCCCACCTGATCCTGGTGTACGGAGCTTCGGCTTCCTGCCCCAGCATTTAAAATATGGAGTTTACTGTCACAAAGTCAGATGGTAAGATTCTGACACAACTGTGGTCATCAATTTAAAATTCAGTCAACACAAATGTGAATTCTGGCAGATGATATATGGTTTGATGATTCATCTTCTAATTTCTGTAATACAAATGAAGGGTGTCTGAGCTGTTCCTGTGAATCTGCAATCAGTTTAGTTTTGATTAAATGGACTGATTTGGATTCCACTATTACATTTTCTGATTTTATAAACAGGTTCatcaaaaaaaattagaatattgaggaaaagttctttttttccgtaatttaattcaaaaagtagaactttcgtgtattctagattcattacacataaagagaaatatttcaagccttttttttttgttttattcttgatgattacggcatacagctcatggaaatcaaaaatccagcatctcaaaatattagaataaagaatttataatacacaaatgtcaaccttctgaaaagtatgttaatttatgcactcagtatTTGGTCGAggctccttttgcacgaattaatGCATCAATGtagcgtggcatggaggcaatcatcCTGtagcactgctgaggtgttaagGAATCCAAGGTTCCTTTGATAGCGGctttcagctcgtctgtattgttagGACTGCTGTCTCTCATTGGTtgcttctctatggggttcaggtcaggcgagttggctggccaatcaagcacagtaataccatggtcagcaaaccagttactagtagttttggaactgtgggcaggtgccaagtcatgctggaaaaggaaatcagcatcttcataaagcttgtcagcagatggaagcatgaagtgctctaaaatctcctggtagacactgcattgactctcgacttgagaaaacacagtggaccaacaccagcagatgacatggcactccaaatcatcactgactgtggaaacttcacactggacttcaagcaacttggattctgtgcctttccactcttcctcctgcctctgggaccttgatttctaaattaaatgcaaaatttactttcatctgaaaagaggactttggaccactgcGCAATGGTCCAGTTCTTTTTAAAGGCCAAGGAAACCTTTGCATGTGTTGAGTttttagctgattagagctcttctcaggtcgacatttctgtattaaaaattctttattcaaatattttgagatactggatttttgatttccatgagctgtaagccgtaatcatcgagattaaaacaaaaaaaggctcgaaatatttcacttaatgtgtaatgaatctagaatatatgaacattccactttttgaattaaattatggggggaaaagaacttttccacgatattccatttttttttagctgcacCTGTATGTAGAATTAAGCATTAAAGTATCACTCAGGGAATAGGTCTGCAAAAACTGCCCTTGGTAAATTCTCTCACATCAACTAAATCAATGGACATTCATTGTATAATACATACAATGTGTTCTACCATCACATGTACTACAGCCATGTactatatgtgcatatataaacTATTTACATTAAATTTCACATACATATAGATGCAACAAAGCAAACTATAATGGAagttaaccccccccccccccacacccccaaaGTTCTGTGATATATTTTTGCTCAAATGACTGAAAGCTTTGCATATGTAGTATCCTACGTACATATAGTGTTTAATTTCACTAATTGTGTTTATGCCATAGTCCATGCATGTTTACAGTCTatcttgtttaaaaacaacaacaacttgctgttgttttattgtcttattaactATCATTTTagataataaatgttttttccccttaaaaccTTTTTATAGTATTGATTGttaatcatattttattcatttactcgTTATATATAACATGGCATGATGGTGTAGTGTGTACCATTCCTACTACACAGCTCCAGGGTGTCTGgcttgatcctgagctcaggttaccccttttattttatttatttattttttttatttttttactgatttTACCATATTCTCCTTGTGTCTGCGTGGGTTTCTTCAGGGTTTTCTGGTTCCCTCCTGCTgtacaaaaacatgctggtaggtggattggctactctaggtatgaatgagtgtgtaactgtatgtgtgtacatgagATGAGGTAacctgagatggattggcatcccattcaaggtgtattcccacctcacattTAGAATTCCTGGGGCAGGATTCTACCTCAgccctgactaggataaagcaaaaatgaatggatgaaccTTACATATATACTCCTGAAAACTGCCATTTGACAAATGGCAAATTGGCaaatatgttaaacaacttactGTTAgataatatttcaaagattaaaAATTGATTGTTACAACATGAAACTGGTCAACAAAACAGTGCTCttttgaagaaaaaatatttgGATCATTAGTCCTCACCTATAGAACTATTTCTAACCTACCTGTAATTGATACAATTTTGTGTACATCAAGCTCATCACTAATAACCTAAATGTAACATCTCAGTTTGATGTTTTTTTAGACCTACAGTGTAGACACAGCACTGATCTAAGAGTTAGTAGAAACCCTAGTCATTCACCCATTTTGGTTTAATGCTGCTTTTTATACAGTTGATCACAATATTCTACTCAGTTGGCTTGATATCTTTGGACAAGTGATAGATCCTATTTAAATATGCAGTACCAGAAACTAATTTCCAAGCCCTGTTGATTGTCCCATTCTTGTTTCTCCACTTTTAAacatacactatacagtatatacttccactattacaaccccaattccaaaaaaaagttgagagAGTATggtaaatgcaaaaaaaagagtcatttgaaaattcaattcacccagtgctatattgaaaacacattattaacacattatttgatgtttaataatttatttgtgaaagtattcactcatttaaaatcttgggacagtcgactgtttaccactgtgtaacatcaccttttcttttaataacactcattaagtgtttgggcgctgagtgaagataccagttggttaagttttgcaagcagaattttccccattcatccattatagatttgttcagctgcgcaactgtacagggccttcattGCTTTATGTTGCGCTttataatgcgccacacattctcaggcggagacaggtcaggactgcaggcaggccatgctagcacccgcactctctgcttacgcaaccatgcgcttgtaatctgggtagaatgtggtttggcgttgtcctgctctggatggcagcatatgttgctccaaaatgtgtacatatctttctgcattaatggtgcccttgcacagatgtgcaagttacccatgccatgggcactgacacaccctcataccatgacagatgctggcttttggacctgatgctgataacagcttggctggtccttttcctctttggcctggagaacacgatggctgtttttccaaaaactattttaaatgttgaccacaaaacatgattccactgtgctactgtccatctccaatgagactgagcccagagaagtgggcggcgcttttggacagtgttgatgtatggcttctgctttgcttagtaaagccttaacttgcatctgtgggtGCAGTGGTGAATGGTGTTGCCTGACGAAGGATTACCAAAGTATTCCGGGgtccatgtcaggatatccatttcAGAATCATGATAGTTTTTAAGACAATCACATCTGTGGGATCTGAGATCATGCGTATTCAGAAATgattttcggccttgccctttacgcaccaagatttgaccggattgCTTGAATCTTTGCATTATATTGtgcgctgtagaaggtgaaatgtccaaaatcctaccgatttgtctttggggaatgttgttctcaaagtgttggattatttgctgacacATCTATTGACAGattgacccatccttgctcttgaaggactaggccttttttggaggctccgtATAttctatgattagacgattgcctcacctctttcacatcaccttcttatttcaacttgtcacatcgttattagtcctaaattaccccgtcccaacttttttgagatgtgttgcatgcatcaatttcaaaataaatgtttatcttcaaaaaaatatggttagggttaggtaaaacatcaaatactttgtctttatacgttttttgtttaaatacaagtcaaagtacatttacaaatcactcctctttgtttttattagcattttccatactgtcccaactttttcggaattggggttgtgttAACAACTGTGATACCatttatattcaattcaattcaattcaattttatttgtatagcgctttttacaatagacattgtctcaaagcagctttacagaaatatcaacatggtatacagatattaaaggagtgaatttatcccaactgagcaagccactgagtggcgacggtggcaaggaaaaactccctaagatgttttaagaggaagaaaccttgagaggaacccgactcagaataTGTGGATGACACACAGCTTTTAAATTACTTTAACACCTTGTGCTCATCAGTCTATCGCTCCTTGCTTAGCTACTTATTCATTAACATATGGAAGCTATTATGGACGATcttgttattaaaaataaatatgcagtGCTCTCAAGGCTAAATCTCCATTAAGAACCAAGGACTATTTTCAAAAATCACATTACTAATGTCTGCAATATGGACAAGACGGCGCAGGGCCATGGTCCTCGGTCTATGTGGAATTTCTGTGCAAGTTCTTatgtgggttttctctgggttctctggttttctcctaCCTTCCAAAAACATATGGTACAGATGGTAGATGGACTGGTGACactaaattgctcctaggtatgaaaatgtgtgtttatggtgccctgcaatggactgccATCCCATACAGTGTGTAGTCCTGTCTTATGCCTAGTGTTCCCAATTACTCACAagtctgaccaggataaagtgacaACTGCAGATGAACGAACGAGTGAATGTCTACAAAACAGAACATCACCATCACtgcagtgatgatgatggtgatgatgaaccTTCAGCAAAGCCTATCAGTAGGAAAGGGGTTTGCTGAATTAATGCAGGTTTTCCAAATATGTAGGTTATTTTATAGAGTGATCAGTAGAGGGCACACTTAACTCTGTGTGAAGAATCTTGGATGAGGGAGATGAAGCtgagcacacacagagagagcctCTGCTGGACCTCATACTCGAGCCATATGCCACCCTGTCTGAGCTGGTTGGCATCTAGAGGACTGTGAGGTATTCTAATGCATTTGGGCAAATATTactttttaaagataatttttttcattcctcTGACTCATAGATGTCCTATTTTACACCTGCTTTCCCAAGTATCGAAGAGGCGTTTGTTTGTGGGTGATGTTAGAATGAAAAGACAGCAGTGTTGCTAAGCTAGTCATTTTTTCTCTGCTATGCTCTGCATGAAGGTTCATACTGTTACCTATGAAAGACATATTCATGggcctgtctgtttttttccactCAGAGATTCCTGGAGATAGGGTCTGTTTACTAAATAAGCTGTTTGTGCAGAAACTGTATAAGGATGAATGTGTCTAAATGAGCTGTAAAATATATCCCTTAATAGTTAATGATACTTATTTAAAAGTGGATTTATATAATCTCTGTTTATAAAGTTGCATTATAACATAATTGAGgtgctgtttttttaatttattatatgaTTCTGAAAAAGTAACACaaaccaaaaagaaaaatttgAAACAGACATACAACACAGGCCTGGAAACACACATATTTAGTCTCTATTTATTCAGTGGACACAGGTGGCACTCAGATAGCTATGAGCTCAGTGTAAAAGTTGACAGCAAGACAATGGCATATAAAAGTGCAGGCTATTACTCTGTGTGACTAAAATACAAACCAGTGCAATAATCACTGCTTATCTTACAGAGACGGCTCTGGGTTACCCAGCTAAATTTTGGCATGTGAACATGTTAATATTTGTGTGACCATTTTCCATTATCAGAATCGGAATTGTTTTTTGGCAGGCAGTTCTATGCAATTAGCAatcttctgtctctctgtaatATAAGCATTGCTTCATAAGGGGACTAGCTTTCCTAAATGAAAAGACAATTAAATGTGCTTCAAGCTTCTAGTgcttaataaataatgttttcttttcaattGTTAAATTATATCATGAATTGAAAAATTTCCAgtgaacagaaacagaaatgaaatggaTGTTCAAGTCTCACTTGATTTCTGTGATGAAGCTAGGCATCCAAAAAAAGGacaaacaacaaagacaaaacaagaaaaaaaaattgtcctccaaattaatttgaaatatttttgagTTTATTATATCCAGCTGTAGTCACTGAAGCCTTTTGTCTTTGTATATAAGTGTTACTCTTATGCCCACCCTACaatcactcactctttctctctttcacgaAAAAGCAGAGAAAATGATGCAAAACAGGGAAGAATAAAGTGACGAACAATGTCACCAGTTGAGCACAAAGAATTTTTGTTTACAGGGCTTCATTTTTTCCCATCTCCACAAAATATTCAACCtgtaattgattaaaaacaatcTAAAATTATCTAAAAGATTTTTTCAAATTTAGTTTTTAAACTTTTCaaattagtttcactgtagttactagATAATTCcaagtagttactgaataatatgctcaAACTtgaatagtttttaaaaaaacaaaaaacaagctgGGACTTTAGGGGGTTAACTTTGGGTTAAACATAAGATTGTACAAGAAATAAAACTGCTTAATGGTGGGAAGATATTCTTTCCTTGAACTCACTCAGAAAACTCGTTCCTTCCTTTTCCCCAACAGCAAGGCACTGAGTAACACTCAAAAATAAATCAGCCAGGCGGACTACAGAACAGAACGTAATGTGCATCATTGTATAAAGTGGACCCTGTTACCGAGGTTACTGGATTTCTTctgggcaaaaaaaaacttgtgcaGAGATGCTTTTTACTAACAACAGTCCTCTAGATGATTTGAAGTGTGTGCCTTGTGTCCTGTTTAGAGGACCTTTCTTCATGTTCGGCTGCTGACTGAATGCCTCTTGAGGGATCTTTTTTGTAGTCTCTTCCCTGTAGTGCATATTAATGCAAGAAAAATACAATATGATAGTATTGGTTAGTTTTTAGTTGACCCCAAGGACAAGTAGACCAAGCAGGCTAGTTATCAAAAGccaccagaaaaagaaaagaaacatattGGCTaatgacatccatccatcttctataccgcttatccttttcagggtcacagggagcctatcccagggagcatcgggcacaaggcggggtacaccctggacagggtgccaatccatcacagggcacaatcacacacccattcatacactatggacactttagacatgccaatcagcctaccatgcacgtctttggactgctggaggaaaccggagtacccggaggaaacctccgcagcacggggagaacatgcaaactccgcacacagtGGGaacacagtgggaatcgaacccccgaaactggaggtgtgaggcaaacgtgctaaccactaagccaccgtgcacccactAATGATATTCCCAAAACAAAATCCTACCACctgctgcaccacacacacacacacacactgacctgtaCTAGCTGGATTAATTCACCTGCATGGATGACATATAACATTTTCAGAATCATTGACAAAACCAAGCAAAATAACGTGCATCACCAAGCTGTCATATAAATCTCTTACCATGCTGTCAGCTCACGGAAAAAAGGCTAGTTAGAGTCGAATACTATATTTTATGTGTTATGTGAAGCGAAAACCTTACAGCTTATAGCCAGCTTATAGACACTTTCTTAGAAAAGGATCATGACTATGGCTGAGTCGTAATCCTACACAGGAAGTTTGTACTCGGTTGTGTccgtattaatgcacttaactagctaactacCTCACTATATGTTAATACATTATATTAGCTACCATTTTTAGCCTAGTCATTTGGGTTTCCGagcaaccaaaacatgggactgggAAACACATTAAAGCTTTCATTTGGCTGGTGGGTTTGCTCATGAATGTATTcacaaaatgtgttatttgtCCACTCAAATTCAGTGCTTGTGTCTGGAAACTTTAGACTCACTTTTTACACATTCCACTGTAGGCTCTTTCCACTGGCCGTCTGGCATGCAGCGTATCACAGAATGGCGCCGCTGTGTGAAGCCAGGGTCACACTGGTAGCGGATCATAGAGTTGACTGGGTAGGTGCCCCAGATGTTTCCTAACATCCTGGCATTTTCAACCTCAGGAGGTGTGGAGCATTTGACTGGATGAAGAAATTTGAAGGATTAAAGGCCTAATTCTGCTTGACTGCTTCTACAACAGCCAAAGCTTTCAAAAACATAAAACTATACACTCAGAGTCTTGATATGGCCAACTGGCATAGCCATAGCAATTTCTGACTAGGATTTTGGTTCCACTTAGTATAAGCTTTTCCATGTccagttttttttaacatgatttGATACATTAgtacataataataacacaagTCTAGTATAAAACCTACTATCATACTGTGTGAAATTAAATGTCTTCATGAAGTACTTACCAGATTTAATTTTGCATGTGAAGACCAGATGGTGGTTACAAGGCACACTAGTCCATTGGCCAAGCTCATGCCAAGTCATAGCTGCACATTCGTTTGCAGCGTCAAAATAACTATTTGACAGGGTAGGTCTCCAGTTTTCATATTCCTGTAGAAAAGGTGACCAAGGCTAAGTTATGGACTTATAACTTATAGTGCATTTACATTTCACTGTGCATCAGTAAAGTCACAAGTTATAACTGAATTATTAAAGATTTAGACTTCACCAAAGGGCTTTCATCTGTCCAGCGGAACTCATTTTGCTTGTCTCTGTCAGTGAGTCCAATCCACTGGTCATCCCTCATGTGATCTAGGTAGGTTTTAAATTGGATTCATAGTGAGAACTGCAACAATCCACATTTCACAAATTATCTTAACTAATGCAATTCCATACTTACTGTAGACAAATATTTGCTCTTGCTTGGAAGTGATGCTAAGCAGATGTGAATTTAGCTCTCGGCAGTGCTGTTCGGCATTCGtccaattctttctttctctgaatTGGATATAGCAGCTGCCCTCAAATTCCAGCCAGCCATCTGCACATCCCTGTGCTGCTAAAATATCATCCAGGTTTGGTCAAATTAGTTAGTGTATATTCTTTGATGCTGAAAATGAGCAGACTAGCAAAATTGTCTTGGATAAAGGCTAGTGGTTGATGCCATGGTGTGGTTATAGCTAGCATGGTCtatgattttcattttaaacttcACTCTACCTAAAGATTTAACAATAAGTGACTGATTTTACCTTCAGTAACTGTGGGCTGGTCCATGGTAGTTGGTGTCAGGTGCAATACCAAGGGACTggatgtaaatgttaatgtggATGTACTGGTGGTGTTGATAGCTGACACATCAGTGACATTAACCTCCTCCAAACCTCCAGAGCCACTTATGACATCACCACTGGTCACTCCACTAAATCCAATGCCACTCATGATATCACCACTGGGCACACCATTGAATCCAGAACCACTCATGACATCATCAATCAGTATGCCACTCAATTCAGAGCCACTTGTGATTTCATCACTGTGGAGTCCACTGAATCCGCTAACCTCCGTCTCCCTTCCAACAATTTCTTGCTCTGTTTTAGGATGTGGAAAGGGCATATTGGTCATTAAATTATCAACCAAGTTGATCATATCTCCACTTCCAGATCCAGATGGCAGACCACCAGACCCACTATAATGTCCAGATCCAGACACATCACCTGATCCTGAGTGGTCCCCACTCATGTTTCCAGATTCCATTCCCGAGGCAAAAAATACTGTACTCCCTTCTGCTGCTTCTGGAGAGCTTCCTATGGCAGATCCCTCTGCTGAGAGAATGTCTACACTCTCCTTGAAGATGACAAAGATGCTTGAGCCATCACCACTCCAACCAGACCCAGACACACCCCCACTGGAAATTGTCCTGCCAGACACATCACCACTAGGGAAGTCACTGCTGGAACCTTCAGCACTGGGAACGCCACTGCCAGATTCATCTCCACTCAAGAACCCACTACTGGAACCTTCAGCACTGGGAATGCCACTGCCAGATTCATCTCCACTCGGGAAGCCACTGCTGGAACCTTCAGCACTGGAAAGGCCACTGCCAGTTTCATCTCCACTCGGGAAGCCACTGCTGGAACCTTCAgcactgggaaggccactgccAGATATATTTCCACTGGGTAACCCACTGCCAGATCCATAAACACTTTCTGCCATGGAGAGATAAGAGGAGGAGCTGAACAACATAACATTCGAACGTAGTAACCTGGTACTACATCAGTTTTACTGTGCTGGGATAGAATAGATATTCAGTGTTGATCTATGCCATAGTCTTACATTTTTGTACTAATGTGACCTGCATTTAATACCTCTAATACAGTAAGCATCATATCTGGAGTAAGGATCTGGGAATCCAGTCTGGTTAGGGTTAGCATAAATGGTGTaaattcctgttttatttacaccacagctgagAGTTTGAACTGGGTAGCGGACACTGCCATCAGATAACCAGCCTGGGTTGCAGTTATGGAAGCCCTGACTCCAGGCTGCATACAGCTCCCCTGTGGAAGCCAGGGTGGCATTGTGGCTATGGCAGGAATCTGCCGCCTCTTGGAAGGTAAAGTTTGCCAGGGAAGTGACATGGAAGACGTCCCCTTTGAAACAGTGAGAAATGCAACAATAAGTTAACAGGTAGCACTTTAACATCACTGTTCCATAAGTCATAGGTATTTATGCCTATGGAATTAATCAGGAATGAATGCTTAATTCTTCATTAACTACTAAGAACTACTAGTTAATTACTCAGTAAGTATGTTAGGAGGAGTTCACTATTAACTATTAATTAGTAATTACTGAGTTTTAAGCTGTAAATCCTAAGATACCATATGTTAGTTTTTTGCTACTTAAAAGGCAAGTATGTTAATAGAGAATAATTGTTACTCATTGCTACATTACAACCTTGTATATTTGTAGGTTATtgctgtctgtttctctctttagGCTTTTACTGGCTAAATAAGCCAACACACCAACAACATGCTCCTCTGAGGAGACCTGTTTCTGTGGACCATAAAAACtcgtatagacatttacattttagacaCTAAGGTACTGGAATAggttattgtactgtatattaggtAGTAGATTTCACCAAGAATGGTAAGGCTTTACTATTGGGAATTAATACCAATGCGTTCAGTACTtattatatcagtatatcattatatcagttATTACTTGTAGTTTGGCAGGAGATATTATAAGTAAGTCTTAGGAATTACTTCTTAAGACTCAGTAATTACTATAAAGTTAATAATTAACTCCTCCTAACAACAACTCACTGAGTAATTAACTAGTAGTTTTTAGTAGGAGTAAGATAATTGTTACTGAAGAACCACTCACTTGTTCTTATTTAATCCCTGCATAGTTACCTTGTAAAATGTTTCCAATTAATAATGCCCAACATATATGCATTTGGCACAATCAAATCTcacaaaaattaataaaaatgtttacttaTTT
The window above is part of the Ictalurus punctatus breed USDA103 chromosome 8, Coco_2.0, whole genome shotgun sequence genome. Proteins encoded here:
- the acanb gene encoding aggrecan core protein isoform X2; amino-acid sequence: MTAFLLLCACISISSAAVMFGQINDEDSTLSVSIPLEQPLRPLLGGKMVIPCYFRDNAIHDPGAPTIGPLSQRIKWSYIHKGKISLILVAIGGIVHTETDYLDRVTMVNYPSVPTDVTIEISELRSSDSGTYRCEVMQGIEDNYDSVEMHVQGIVFHYRAITSRYTLTFDMAKAACIQNSAIIATPEQLQAAYDDGFHQCDAGWLSDRTVRYPIHEPREPCYGDKEKYPGVRTYGIRDDNETYDVYCFAEKMSGRVFYSMSMKKFTFYEASEQCGKLGAQLATTGQLYLAWKAGMDVCNAGWLADGSVRYPINIARPQCGGGLLGVRTVYRFQNQTGYPHPDSHYDAICYEGEDKVPSPYPPVPELRATSDSRSPLPDIHMTTDFQSPVPDIDMTTDFHSQVPDIYMTTDTEFSVGTITSSPVAYPESVTTEGEVRGEFVTHEPWVTTMVLPPSFSPTVMETVTEDVVVVAAAQPVLVYEVPRDNISIVSEFKGVVFHYHSGSEHYAFTFHEAQQTCYRQGAEMATPRQLQAAYEAGLHHCNAGWLQDQSVRYPNAYPEECSGDQKNASGVISHGLRPTHERYDVYCYINQIQGDVFHVTSLANFTFQEAADSCHSHNATLASTGELYAAWSQGFHNCNPGWLSDGSVRYPVQTLSCGVNKTGIYTIYANPNQTGFPDPYSRYDAYCIRESVYGSGSGLPSGNISGSGLPSAEGSSSGFPSGDETGSGLSSAEGSSSGFPSGDESGSGIPSAEGSSSGFLSGDESGSGVPSAEGSSSDFPSGDVSGRTISSGGVSGSGWSGDGSSIFVIFKESVDILSAEGSAIGSSPEAAEGSTVFFASGMESGNMSGDHSGSGDVSGSGHYSGSGGLPSGSGSGDMINLVDNLMTNMPFPHPKTEQEIVGRETEVSGFSGLHSDEITSGSELSGILIDDVMSGSGFNGVPSGDIMSGIGFSGVTSGDVISGSGGLEEVNVTDVSAINTTSTSTLTFTSSPLVLHLTPTTMDQPTVTEAQGCADGWLEFEGSCYIQFRERKNWTNAEQHCRELNSHLLSITSKQEQIFVYNHMRDDQWIGLTDRDKQNEFRWTDESPLEYENWRPTLSNSYFDAANECAAMTWHELGQWTSVPCNHHLVFTCKIKSVKCSTPPEVENARMLGNIWGTYPVNSMIRYQCDPGFTQRRHSVIRCMPDGQWKEPTVECVKRKRLQKRSLKRHSVSSRT
- the acanb gene encoding aggrecan core protein isoform X1; amino-acid sequence: MTAFLLLCACISISSAAVMFGQINDEDSTLSVSIPLEQPLRPLLGGKMVIPCYFRDNAIHDPGAPTIGPLSQRIKWSYIHKGKISLILVAIGGIVHTETDYLDRVTMVNYPSVPTDVTIEISELRSSDSGTYRCEVMQGIEDNYDSVEMHVQGIVFHYRAITSRYTLTFDMAKAACIQNSAIIATPEQLQAAYDDGFHQCDAGWLSDRTVRYPIHEPREPCYGDKEKYPGVRTYGIRDDNETYDVYCFAEKMSGRVFYSMSMKKFTFYEASEQCGKLGAQLATTGQLYLAWKAGMDVCNAGWLADGSVRYPINIARPQCGGGLLGVRTVYRFQNQTGYPHPDSHYDAICYEGEDKVPSPYPPVPELRATSDSRSPLPDIHMTTDFQSPVPDIDMTTDFHSQVPDIYMTTDTEFSVGTITSSPVAYPESVTTEGEVRGEFVTHEPWVTTMVLPPSFSPTVMETVTEDVVVVAAAQPVLVYEVPRDNISIVSEFKGVVFHYHSGSEHYAFTFHEAQQTCYRQGAEMATPRQLQAAYEAGLHHCNAGWLQDQSVRYPNAYPEECSGDQKNASGVISHGLRPTHERYDVYCYINQIQGDVFHVTSLANFTFQEAADSCHSHNATLASTGELYAAWSQGFHNCNPGWLSDGSVRYPVQTLSCGVNKTGIYTIYANPNQTGFPDPYSRYDAYCIRESVYGSGSGLPSGNISGSGLPSAEGSSSGFPSGDETGSGLSSAEGSSSGFPSGDESGSGIPSAEGSSSGFLSGDESGSGVPSAEGSSSDFPSGDVSGRTISSGGVSGSGWSGDGSSIFVIFKESVDILSAEGSAIGSSPEAAEGSTVFFASGMESGNMSGDHSGSGDVSGSGHYSGSGGLPSGSGSGDMINLVDNLMTNMPFPHPKTEQEIVGRETEVSGFSGLHSDEITSGSELSGILIDDVMSGSGFNGVPSGDIMSGIGFSGVTSGDVISGSGGLEEVNVTDVSAINTTSTSTLTFTSSPLVLHLTPTTMDQPTVTEAAQGCADGWLEFEGSCYIQFRERKNWTNAEQHCRELNSHLLSITSKQEQIFVYNHMRDDQWIGLTDRDKQNEFRWTDESPLEYENWRPTLSNSYFDAANECAAMTWHELGQWTSVPCNHHLVFTCKIKSVKCSTPPEVENARMLGNIWGTYPVNSMIRYQCDPGFTQRRHSVIRCMPDGQWKEPTVECVKRKRLQKRSLKRHSVSSRT